In Mytilus galloprovincialis chromosome 1, xbMytGall1.hap1.1, whole genome shotgun sequence, the following are encoded in one genomic region:
- the LOC143049633 gene encoding uncharacterized protein LOC143049633 isoform X1 — protein MSWKFTPDCSEACHYTQVVWAESEEIGCAFKRCTTLFLAEEFIPNGWMLVCYYNPQGNIIGQMPYTHGKPCGACKPGYSCSRTLCGKGAAAKRYMPHNNRRPVPPHHSRPKPTPRGHRAPPPPTQLRHTSHSARSHANRHKSGPNAQPPPGYRYQPAVNQPPRPAANQPPRPAAHPPRQSTQPGRQPAHPPRQQLHPPRQPHNPGAHVGQYQPQPYPSKKRAHPPKPQATAQVQYISGKVLTGWMPVKTPPRSNNNQTSFPPTPVLSGNTIIKSVKPVPTKPRQEQNPYSGGRSAPSTQINGVQQYPQPSPVQHQQQYSVQQPKQQQQPQIQHQPKPVFQQQTHFKYQQPKSQPPVAVNTRQHSVHQAPQQQQQQPHQQILQPAPQSYRQPQQQSQHVPNQQPQQNYQSAPQPYIQQQQSQQVPVPQHQQAVQSAPQPYIQPQQSQQVPVPQHQQAVQSVPQPYRQTQQSPQGGHQQYRPQPNTNQRPTNQNPVYAPQQYQNHYPVNTSSQIPHNQQGSVQPYHQNGYQVQDQQYLQYQKQWSPPQAPAPVPAYHQHQEQKRPQPAPQPAHVFVDPRPIYVPPAPVPLTTTTPVPPPPTCYDQDKNCKHWGVYCTSNPYVHDHCRMTCSTCTIPIPPIAPEKVIHTTASQTTTPQSSLVPSNPPSTITVRTDNQRNPNRHSPRRTPPPPMHNTYPTTTAAYYPQTTGFNQQQAATHIPGQGTQGVPGFGLCTDFDKRCKQWAQYCGIDEYVDDMCRLTCITCR, from the exons ATGAGCTGGAAATTCACACCTGATTGTTCAGAAGCTTGTCATTACACACAG GTTGTTTGGGCAGAATCGGAAGAAATAGGATGCGCCTTCAAACGTTGTACAACTTTATTTTTGGCAGAAGAATTTATACCAAATGGTTGGATGTTGGTTTGTTATTACAATCCACA aggaAATATTATAGGACAGATGCCGTATACGCATGGTAAACCATGTGGTGCTTGTAAACCGGGATATTCATGTAGCCGGACACTTTGCGGCA AAGGAGCAGCGGCAAAACGGTATATGCCTCATAATAATCGCCGCCCAGTTCCTCCTCATCATTCTAGACCAAAACCAACACCTAGAGGTCACC GGGCACCACCACCTCCAACACAACTCAGACACACCTCCCATTCAGCTCGTTCTCACGCAAACAGACATAAATCTGGTCCAAACGCTCAACCACCTCCTGGGTACAGATACCAACCAGCAGTCAATCAACCACCTAGACCAGCAGCAAATCAACCACCAAGACCTGCAGCTCATCCTCCCCGACAATCAACTCAACCTGGCCGACAACCAGCGCATCCTCCACGGCAACAACTGCATCCTCCACGACAACCTCATAATCCGGGAGCACATGTTGGTCAATATCAGCCACAACCATATCCAA GTAAAAAACGAGCTCACCCGCCTAAGCCTCAAGCAACCGCTCAAGTTCAGTATATATCGGGGAAAGTCCTAACCG GTTGGATGCCAGTAAAGACACCACCAAGATCAAACAACAATCAAACAAGTTTTCCTCCAACTCCAG ttttgtctggaaatacaattatcaaaagtGTGAAACCTGTACCAACAAAACCAAGGCAAGAGCAAAATCCATATTCAGGTGGCCGTTCGGCGCCTTCAACTCAGATTAATGGAGTTCAACAATATCCTCAGCCATCACCTGTCCAACACCAACAACAATATTCTGTTCAACAGCCAAAACAACAACAGCAGCCGCAAATTCAACATCAACCAAAACCTGTATTTCAACAGCAAACACATTTTAAATACCAACAACCAAAATCACAACCCCCCGTTGCTGTCAATACACGACAACACTCGGTACACCAAGCCCCTCAACAACAGCAACAACAGCCTCATCAGCAAATACTTCAGCCTGCACCTCAATCATATAGACAGCCACAACAACAATCACAACACGTACCGAACCAACAGCCTCAGCAAAACTACCAGTCAGCACCACAACCTTATATACAGCAGCAACAATCCCAGCAAGTACCGGTACCACAACATCAACAAGCAGTCCAGTCAGCACCACAACCATATATACAGCCGCAACAATCCCAACAAGTACCGGTACCACAACACCAGCAAGCAGTCCAGTCAGTACCACAACCATATAGACAAACACAACAATCTCCCCAAGGAGGCCACCAACAATATAGACCACAACCTAACACTAATCAAAGACCAACTAATCAGAATCCTGTTTATGCTCCTCAACAATATCAAAATCATTATCCAGTGAATACCTCCAGTCAGATACCACATAATCAACAAGGATCTGTGCAGCCATACCATCAGAATGGTTATCAAGTGCAAG ACCAACAGTACCTTCAATACCAGAAACAGTGGTCTCCTCCACAAGCGCCCGCACCAGTGCCAGCTTATCATCAGCATCAGGAACAAAAACGTCCACAACCTGCCCCACAGCCTGCACATGTCTTTGTTG ATCCACGTCCAATATACGTACCACCTGCACCAGTACCATTAACAACCACGACTCCCGTTCCTCCTCCCCCTACATGTTATGATCAGGACAAAAATTGTAAACATTGGGGAGTATATTGTACAAGTAACCCGTATGTTCACGATCATTGTCGTATGACATGCAGTACGTGCACCATACCAATTCCACCAATAG CGCCCGAAAAAGTGATTCACACAACTGCCTCTCAAACGACAACTCCTCAGTCGTCTTTAGTGCCTTCTAATCCACCGTCTACAATTACAGTTAGAACTGATAATCAAAGAAATCCAAATAGACATTCACCAAGAAGAACCCCACCCCCGCCAATGCACAATACATATCCTACAACAACAGCAGCATATTATCCACAAACAACGGGGTTTAACCAGCAACAAGCAGCAACTCATATACCTGGACAGGGTACACAAGGTGTTCCTGGATTCGGACTATGTACAGACTTCGATAAACGATGCAAACAATGGGCTCAATATTGTGGAATAGACGAATATGTTGATGATATGTGTCGATTAACTTGTATCACATGTCGTTAG
- the LOC143049633 gene encoding uncharacterized protein LOC143049633 isoform X2: MSWKFTPDCSEACHYTQVVWAESEEIGCAFKRCTTLFLAEEFIPNGWMLVCYYNPQGNIIGQMPYTHGKPCGACKPGYSCSRTLCGKGAAAKRYMPHNNRRPVPPHHSRPKPTPRGHRKKRAHPPKPQATAQVQYISGKVLTGWMPVKTPPRSNNNQTSFPPTPVLSGNTIIKSVKPVPTKPRQEQNPYSGGRSAPSTQINGVQQYPQPSPVQHQQQYSVQQPKQQQQPQIQHQPKPVFQQQTHFKYQQPKSQPPVAVNTRQHSVHQAPQQQQQQPHQQILQPAPQSYRQPQQQSQHVPNQQPQQNYQSAPQPYIQQQQSQQVPVPQHQQAVQSAPQPYIQPQQSQQVPVPQHQQAVQSVPQPYRQTQQSPQGGHQQYRPQPNTNQRPTNQNPVYAPQQYQNHYPVNTSSQIPHNQQGSVQPYHQNGYQVQDQQYLQYQKQWSPPQAPAPVPAYHQHQEQKRPQPAPQPAHVFVDPRPIYVPPAPVPLTTTTPVPPPPTCYDQDKNCKHWGVYCTSNPYVHDHCRMTCSTCTIPIPPIAPEKVIHTTASQTTTPQSSLVPSNPPSTITVRTDNQRNPNRHSPRRTPPPPMHNTYPTTTAAYYPQTTGFNQQQAATHIPGQGTQGVPGFGLCTDFDKRCKQWAQYCGIDEYVDDMCRLTCITCR; this comes from the exons ATGAGCTGGAAATTCACACCTGATTGTTCAGAAGCTTGTCATTACACACAG GTTGTTTGGGCAGAATCGGAAGAAATAGGATGCGCCTTCAAACGTTGTACAACTTTATTTTTGGCAGAAGAATTTATACCAAATGGTTGGATGTTGGTTTGTTATTACAATCCACA aggaAATATTATAGGACAGATGCCGTATACGCATGGTAAACCATGTGGTGCTTGTAAACCGGGATATTCATGTAGCCGGACACTTTGCGGCA AAGGAGCAGCGGCAAAACGGTATATGCCTCATAATAATCGCCGCCCAGTTCCTCCTCATCATTCTAGACCAAAACCAACACCTAGAGGTCACC GTAAAAAACGAGCTCACCCGCCTAAGCCTCAAGCAACCGCTCAAGTTCAGTATATATCGGGGAAAGTCCTAACCG GTTGGATGCCAGTAAAGACACCACCAAGATCAAACAACAATCAAACAAGTTTTCCTCCAACTCCAG ttttgtctggaaatacaattatcaaaagtGTGAAACCTGTACCAACAAAACCAAGGCAAGAGCAAAATCCATATTCAGGTGGCCGTTCGGCGCCTTCAACTCAGATTAATGGAGTTCAACAATATCCTCAGCCATCACCTGTCCAACACCAACAACAATATTCTGTTCAACAGCCAAAACAACAACAGCAGCCGCAAATTCAACATCAACCAAAACCTGTATTTCAACAGCAAACACATTTTAAATACCAACAACCAAAATCACAACCCCCCGTTGCTGTCAATACACGACAACACTCGGTACACCAAGCCCCTCAACAACAGCAACAACAGCCTCATCAGCAAATACTTCAGCCTGCACCTCAATCATATAGACAGCCACAACAACAATCACAACACGTACCGAACCAACAGCCTCAGCAAAACTACCAGTCAGCACCACAACCTTATATACAGCAGCAACAATCCCAGCAAGTACCGGTACCACAACATCAACAAGCAGTCCAGTCAGCACCACAACCATATATACAGCCGCAACAATCCCAACAAGTACCGGTACCACAACACCAGCAAGCAGTCCAGTCAGTACCACAACCATATAGACAAACACAACAATCTCCCCAAGGAGGCCACCAACAATATAGACCACAACCTAACACTAATCAAAGACCAACTAATCAGAATCCTGTTTATGCTCCTCAACAATATCAAAATCATTATCCAGTGAATACCTCCAGTCAGATACCACATAATCAACAAGGATCTGTGCAGCCATACCATCAGAATGGTTATCAAGTGCAAG ACCAACAGTACCTTCAATACCAGAAACAGTGGTCTCCTCCACAAGCGCCCGCACCAGTGCCAGCTTATCATCAGCATCAGGAACAAAAACGTCCACAACCTGCCCCACAGCCTGCACATGTCTTTGTTG ATCCACGTCCAATATACGTACCACCTGCACCAGTACCATTAACAACCACGACTCCCGTTCCTCCTCCCCCTACATGTTATGATCAGGACAAAAATTGTAAACATTGGGGAGTATATTGTACAAGTAACCCGTATGTTCACGATCATTGTCGTATGACATGCAGTACGTGCACCATACCAATTCCACCAATAG CGCCCGAAAAAGTGATTCACACAACTGCCTCTCAAACGACAACTCCTCAGTCGTCTTTAGTGCCTTCTAATCCACCGTCTACAATTACAGTTAGAACTGATAATCAAAGAAATCCAAATAGACATTCACCAAGAAGAACCCCACCCCCGCCAATGCACAATACATATCCTACAACAACAGCAGCATATTATCCACAAACAACGGGGTTTAACCAGCAACAAGCAGCAACTCATATACCTGGACAGGGTACACAAGGTGTTCCTGGATTCGGACTATGTACAGACTTCGATAAACGATGCAAACAATGGGCTCAATATTGTGGAATAGACGAATATGTTGATGATATGTGTCGATTAACTTGTATCACATGTCGTTAG